A DNA window from Jatrophihabitans sp. contains the following coding sequences:
- the ruvX gene encoding Holliday junction resolvase RuvX, with product MSRAEVSRQRAERAPGVWFGVDVGSVRVGVARSDPRGVLAVPVATLRRDQRLGADLDELSALLSEHEAVGVVIGLPQTLAGRAGPAVREAQDYGQALAARIAPRPVVYVDERLTTVLAQRNLNSSGVRGRAKRSVVDQAAAVEILQSFLDGSTSSTLDSGNRPAAPPE from the coding sequence GTGAGCCGTGCAGAGGTGAGCCGGCAGCGGGCCGAACGGGCGCCCGGCGTCTGGTTCGGGGTCGACGTCGGCTCGGTGCGGGTCGGAGTGGCCCGCAGCGATCCGCGAGGGGTGCTGGCCGTTCCGGTCGCCACCCTGCGCCGGGATCAGCGGCTGGGCGCCGACCTCGACGAGTTGAGCGCGCTGCTGAGCGAGCACGAAGCCGTCGGGGTGGTGATCGGCCTGCCGCAGACGCTGGCCGGCCGGGCCGGGCCGGCGGTGCGCGAGGCCCAGGACTATGGCCAGGCGCTTGCGGCGCGCATCGCTCCGCGTCCGGTAGTTTACGTTGACGAGCGGCTTACCACAGTGCTGGCGCAGCGTAACCTCAATTCCAGCGGTGTTCGGGGCCGCGCCAAGCGTTCCGTGGTGGACCAGGCCGCGGCCGTGGAGATCTTGCAGTCGTTCCTGGACGGTTCCACCAGCAGCACCCTAGATAGCGGGAATCGACCAGCAGCACCCCCTGAATAG
- the mltG gene encoding endolytic transglycosylase MltG: protein MEGSIDELRDDNHPLFGSDDDASHVPGARKRAQRRRQKRRRRHRLAPIVAIVLILGLIAVSYKIVSSVSKRFATPDYAGAGQGFTRVKISPGDGASDVAAAMVKAGVVKSSRAFVNAAESSGRASDIQAGVYRVPLRSSGEAAMAAILDPANRLVSQVTIPEGYTERQVLTLLAEKTELPVAELRAAAGRISNLGLPEGLNPKTAEGFLFPSTYEFDPDQSADEVVQQLAGQFSAEYRKLGFAAGAKALRLTTYQALIIASLIESEAKFPEDRPKVARVILNRMAKGTPIGIDAANRYGVGLTGKDPDSVTYTEDSPYNVRIRPGLPPTPVSNPGEASLRAAIQPAAGDWLYYVVSDSAGHHVFTADEDVFTAAVAKCKANGWGC from the coding sequence GTGGAGGGTTCGATCGACGAGCTGCGGGACGACAATCATCCGTTGTTCGGCTCCGACGACGACGCGTCCCACGTCCCGGGCGCTCGCAAGCGGGCCCAGCGGCGGCGGCAGAAGCGCCGTCGCCGTCACCGGCTCGCGCCGATCGTGGCGATCGTGCTCATCCTCGGCCTCATCGCGGTCAGCTACAAGATCGTCAGCTCGGTCAGCAAGCGGTTCGCCACCCCGGACTACGCCGGCGCCGGGCAGGGGTTCACCCGGGTGAAGATCTCTCCCGGCGACGGCGCAAGCGATGTCGCGGCGGCGATGGTGAAGGCCGGCGTGGTCAAGTCCAGCCGGGCGTTCGTCAACGCCGCGGAGAGCTCCGGCCGGGCCAGCGACATCCAGGCCGGGGTGTACCGGGTGCCGCTGCGCTCCTCCGGCGAGGCCGCGATGGCCGCCATCCTCGACCCGGCCAACCGCCTGGTGTCGCAGGTGACCATCCCCGAGGGCTACACCGAACGCCAAGTGCTCACCCTGCTGGCGGAGAAGACCGAACTTCCGGTGGCCGAGCTGCGCGCCGCCGCCGGCAGGATCTCCAACCTGGGCCTGCCCGAGGGGCTCAACCCCAAGACCGCCGAGGGTTTCCTGTTCCCCTCCACCTACGAGTTCGACCCCGACCAGTCCGCTGACGAGGTCGTGCAGCAGCTGGCCGGCCAGTTCAGCGCCGAGTACCGCAAGCTCGGCTTCGCAGCCGGGGCCAAGGCGCTGCGGCTGACGACCTACCAGGCGCTGATCATCGCCTCGCTGATCGAGTCCGAGGCCAAGTTCCCTGAGGACCGGCCCAAGGTGGCCCGGGTGATCCTGAACCGGATGGCCAAGGGCACCCCGATCGGCATCGACGCGGCCAACAGGTACGGGGTGGGGCTGACCGGCAAGGACCCGGACTCGGTGACCTACACCGAGGACTCGCCCTACAACGTCCGCATCCGTCCCGGCCTGCCGCCGACCCCGGTGTCCAACCCGGGTGAGGCCTCGCTGCGGGCGGCGATCCAGCCGGCGGCCGGTGACTGGCTCTACTACGTGGTCTCGGACTCGGCCGGCCATCACGTCTTCACCGCCGACGAGGACGTGTTCACAGCCGCGGTGGCCAAGTGCAAGGCGAACGGCTGGGGCTGTTAG
- a CDS encoding NTP transferase domain-containing protein translates to MGEQTGWAIDPSSLREVLVDRRRVEQSLPGAEPLQRLFLLGLLGQAEQGLAEGRRLLDEPAVSADPWRVLLRLADLHCLLSDFAAAERYHQQAWRHALGRERQAGTLHSIGVRQFEQGDRDGAAASFQLALTLLSLFGDTPARARTAAALALVRAGAGLDSAFDALILAGGRGSRMGPPAKPLHKLAGWPMLDHVVLACSAANRQIVVGPSRIGIGEPLFCREQPAGSGPVAAISAGLRHVTQPVVLVLAADLPFIAGALGPLRALLASGSAEAAALVEPTGRVNHLAAAWRTAALYAALDRLGEPAGRPVRALYDSVEVGYLPDFDAFGADCDTPVDLRLAESRIRRGGPGRLPAAQLAWPRLELHSPS, encoded by the coding sequence GTGGGCGAGCAGACCGGCTGGGCTATCGATCCGTCCAGCCTGCGTGAAGTGCTGGTCGACCGGCGTCGCGTCGAGCAGTCCTTGCCTGGCGCCGAGCCGTTGCAGCGGCTGTTCCTGCTGGGCTTGTTGGGCCAGGCCGAGCAGGGACTGGCCGAGGGCCGGCGCTTGCTGGACGAGCCTGCGGTCAGCGCCGACCCGTGGCGCGTGCTGCTGCGGCTGGCCGACCTGCACTGCCTGCTCTCCGACTTCGCGGCGGCTGAGCGCTACCACCAGCAGGCTTGGCGGCATGCCCTGGGACGTGAGCGGCAAGCCGGCACCCTGCACTCGATCGGCGTTCGCCAGTTCGAGCAGGGTGACCGCGACGGCGCGGCGGCCAGCTTTCAGCTCGCCCTGACCCTGCTCAGCCTGTTCGGCGACACCCCCGCTCGGGCCCGGACGGCGGCCGCGCTGGCCCTGGTCCGGGCTGGCGCCGGACTCGACTCGGCCTTCGACGCGCTGATCCTGGCCGGTGGCCGGGGCAGCCGGATGGGTCCTCCGGCCAAGCCGCTGCACAAGCTGGCCGGCTGGCCGATGCTCGATCACGTGGTGCTGGCCTGCAGCGCCGCCAACCGCCAGATAGTGGTCGGCCCGAGCCGGATCGGGATCGGCGAGCCGCTGTTCTGCCGGGAGCAGCCGGCCGGCAGCGGTCCGGTCGCGGCGATCAGCGCCGGGTTGCGGCATGTCACGCAGCCGGTCGTGCTGGTGCTGGCCGCGGACCTGCCGTTCATCGCCGGGGCGCTGGGACCGCTGCGAGCGCTGCTGGCCAGCGGCTCGGCCGAGGCCGCCGCGCTGGTGGAGCCGACCGGCCGGGTCAACCACCTGGCCGCCGCGTGGCGGACGGCAGCGCTGTACGCGGCTCTGGACCGGCTGGGTGAGCCGGCCGGCCGGCCGGTGCGGGCGCTGTATGACTCGGTCGAGGTCGGTTACCTGCCGGACTTCGACGCCTTCGGCGCGGACTGCGACACCCCGGTGGACCTGCGGCTGGCCGAGAGCCGGATCAGGCGAGGCGGCCCGGGACGGCTGCCAGCAGCGCAGCTCGCATGGCCTCGACTGGAGCTGCACTCCCCGTCATGA
- a CDS encoding shikimate dehydrogenase: MPPRSAAVLGKPIEHSLSPVLHRAAYRALGLTGWAYAAIECDEQGLAGLLAGSDEQVVGYSCTMPLKRQVLRVASSVSPEAAAIGAGNTLLRRGAGWHADNTDWIGIRDALAAGSAPIDGAVTILGAGGTAQAALAALAARAGPAGSGGSAAGQVTVLVREPSRAGPLLASAQRLELPVTLASLSERRHWLDADLIIATLPAGAADQFADLPFHRGQALLEAVYHPWPTPLAAALTAAGAPVVSGAAMLLYQAARQVELMTGSAAPVEAMRAALLAAVPGRLA, from the coding sequence TTGCCGCCCCGTTCGGCGGCGGTGCTGGGCAAGCCCATCGAGCATTCGCTCTCACCGGTGCTGCATCGCGCGGCCTATCGCGCGCTCGGCCTGACCGGCTGGGCTTACGCCGCGATCGAGTGTGACGAGCAGGGCCTGGCCGGGCTGCTCGCCGGCTCGGACGAGCAGGTGGTGGGCTACTCGTGCACCATGCCGTTGAAGCGGCAGGTGCTGCGAGTGGCGAGCTCGGTCAGCCCCGAGGCCGCCGCCATCGGCGCCGGCAACACCCTGCTGCGCCGGGGCGCGGGCTGGCATGCGGACAACACCGACTGGATCGGGATCCGCGACGCGCTGGCCGCCGGCTCGGCGCCCATCGACGGAGCGGTCACCATCCTGGGGGCCGGCGGCACCGCCCAGGCCGCGTTGGCCGCCTTGGCCGCGCGCGCCGGGCCGGCCGGGTCGGGGGGCTCGGCTGCCGGCCAGGTCACCGTGCTGGTCCGCGAGCCGTCCCGGGCCGGGCCGCTGCTGGCCAGCGCCCAGCGGCTGGAACTGCCGGTCACGCTGGCGTCGCTGTCCGAGCGGCGGCACTGGCTGGACGCAGACCTGATCATCGCCACCCTGCCGGCCGGCGCCGCCGACCAGTTCGCAGACCTGCCGTTTCACCGCGGCCAGGCGCTGTTGGAGGCGGTGTACCACCCGTGGCCGACCCCGCTGGCGGCCGCGCTGACCGCCGCAGGCGCTCCGGTCGTCAGCGGCGCGGCGATGCTGCTCTACCAGGCCGCCCGCCAGGTCGAGCTCATGACGGGGAGTGCAGCTCCAGTCGAGGCCATGCGAGCTGCGCTGCTGGCAGCCGTCCCGGGCCGCCTCGCCTGA
- a CDS encoding helix-turn-helix domain-containing protein has product MRLRSREVLVECLELACISERELARRAGLSHSTVNHLCTGRRDSCSAQSAGAIEHALDLDKGKLFV; this is encoded by the coding sequence ATGCGCCTACGCAGCAGAGAGGTCCTCGTCGAGTGCCTGGAACTGGCCTGCATCAGCGAACGTGAGCTCGCTCGACGCGCCGGGTTGAGCCACTCCACGGTCAATCACCTGTGCACCGGCCGCCGTGACTCCTGCTCTGCGCAGAGCGCCGGCGCGATCGAACACGCGCTCGACCTCGATAAGGGCAAGCTGTTCGTGTGA
- a CDS encoding replication-associated recombination protein A — MTLFGEPESDSAPPPAGPSDGFSGADDPNSPLAVRMRPRSLDEVLGQQQLLGPGSPLRRLVEGDAPMSLILYGPPGTGKTTLATIVSTAGNRRFVQLSALSAGVKDVRSVIDTARRTLEHGGRPTVLFIDEIHRFSKTQQDSLLAAVEARTVTLVAATTENPYFSLVAPLLSRSLLLTLQPLTDDDVSRLVDRALTDQRGLGGAVSLSEEARDHLLRMAGGDARRALTALEAAAGSVLSGGGREISLAALEQAVDTAAVRYDRDGDQHYDVVSAFIKSIRGSDVDAALHYLARMIVAGEDPRFIARRLVVHASEDIGMADPTALLAATAAADALALIGMPEARINLAQATIHLALAPKSNAVITAIDAAIGDVRAGSAGSVPAPLRDGHYAGAKKLGHAQKYQYPHDLPEGVAAQQYPPDELVGRDYYLPGQRGAERAIGERLAKLRAMIRGIRR, encoded by the coding sequence ATGACGCTGTTCGGTGAGCCGGAGTCCGACAGCGCGCCACCGCCGGCCGGCCCGTCGGATGGCTTCAGTGGCGCCGATGACCCGAACAGCCCGCTGGCGGTCCGGATGCGCCCGCGGTCGCTGGACGAGGTGCTCGGCCAGCAGCAGCTGCTGGGCCCAGGCTCGCCCCTTCGCCGGCTGGTCGAGGGGGACGCGCCGATGTCGCTGATCCTCTACGGCCCGCCGGGCACCGGCAAGACCACGCTGGCCACCATCGTCTCGACGGCCGGCAACCGGCGCTTCGTGCAGCTGTCGGCGCTGAGCGCGGGTGTCAAGGACGTCCGGTCGGTGATCGACACCGCCCGCCGCACCCTCGAGCACGGCGGCCGGCCCACCGTCCTGTTCATCGACGAGATCCATCGCTTCTCCAAGACCCAGCAGGACTCGCTGCTGGCCGCGGTCGAGGCCCGGACCGTCACCCTGGTCGCGGCCACCACCGAGAACCCGTACTTCTCACTCGTCGCGCCGCTGCTCTCGCGCAGCCTGCTGCTCACCCTGCAACCGCTCACCGACGACGACGTCAGCCGGCTGGTCGACCGGGCGCTGACCGACCAGCGAGGCCTCGGCGGCGCGGTGAGCCTGAGCGAGGAGGCTCGCGACCACCTGCTCCGAATGGCCGGAGGCGACGCCCGTCGAGCGCTCACCGCCCTGGAGGCGGCGGCGGGCTCGGTGCTGTCCGGCGGGGGCCGTGAGATCAGCCTGGCCGCCCTGGAGCAGGCCGTCGACACCGCCGCGGTGCGTTATGACCGCGACGGCGACCAGCACTACGACGTCGTCAGCGCGTTCATCAAGTCGATCCGGGGCTCGGACGTCGATGCCGCCCTGCACTACCTGGCAAGGATGATCGTGGCCGGTGAGGACCCGCGGTTCATCGCCCGTCGGCTGGTCGTGCACGCCAGCGAGGACATCGGCATGGCCGATCCGACGGCTCTGCTGGCGGCCACCGCGGCTGCCGACGCGCTGGCCCTGATCGGCATGCCCGAAGCCAGGATCAACCTGGCTCAGGCCACCATCCACCTGGCGCTGGCGCCGAAGTCCAACGCGGTGATCACGGCCATCGACGCGGCCATCGGCGACGTCCGGGCCGGCTCGGCCGGCTCGGTTCCCGCGCCGCTGCGAGACGGGCACTACGCCGGCGCCAAGAAGCTCGGGCACGCCCAGAAGTACCAGTACCCGCACGATCTGCCCGAAGGCGTGGCCGCCCAGCAGTACCCGCCGGACGAGCTGGTCGGCCGCGACTACTACCTGCCGGGCCAGCGTGGCGCCGAGCGCGCCATCGGCGAGCGGCTGGCCAAGTTGCGCGCGATGATCCGCGGCATCCGGCGCTGA
- a CDS encoding formate dehydrogenase accessory sulfurtransferase FdhD yields the protein MTARRRITRVLSAPDSAGSVESVGDELTVEAPLNLIVSGESIATLMRTPGHDIELAAGWLTVESGVRSASDLLGLRQCRTSDDLELRAADGVSGRGVDQVHLALAAGVQAPRPRAWVTGAACGVCSADVLDLSPLRRWAAHTEGWTVPAEVLQGLPEQVRQRQRTFQRTGSLHAAALATAAGELLVVREDVGRHNAVDKATGWALFADRLPAADLLLVVSGRVSFEIIQKAVAAGVAGVVAVSAPSDLAVDLARDHDLVLAGMVRPGRMNIYAGGSLVTGLDQAG from the coding sequence ATGACAGCGCGACGGCGGATCACCCGGGTCCTCAGCGCGCCGGACTCCGCGGGCAGTGTCGAGTCCGTCGGCGACGAGCTGACCGTCGAGGCGCCGCTGAACCTGATCGTGTCCGGCGAGTCCATCGCCACCTTGATGCGGACCCCCGGCCATGACATCGAGCTCGCGGCAGGTTGGCTGACCGTCGAGTCAGGGGTCCGCTCGGCATCGGACCTGCTGGGCCTGCGGCAGTGCCGCACCTCCGACGACCTCGAGCTGCGCGCAGCGGACGGGGTCAGCGGCCGGGGCGTCGACCAAGTGCACCTGGCTTTGGCCGCCGGCGTCCAGGCGCCCCGGCCGCGGGCCTGGGTGACCGGCGCGGCGTGCGGGGTCTGCAGCGCCGACGTCCTGGATCTGAGCCCGCTGCGCCGGTGGGCGGCCCACACCGAGGGCTGGACGGTGCCGGCCGAGGTGCTGCAGGGGCTGCCGGAGCAGGTGCGGCAGCGGCAGCGGACCTTCCAGCGGACCGGCTCGCTGCACGCCGCCGCGCTGGCCACGGCGGCCGGTGAGCTGCTGGTGGTCCGCGAGGACGTCGGGCGGCACAACGCGGTGGACAAGGCGACCGGGTGGGCGCTGTTCGCCGACCGGCTGCCGGCTGCGGATCTGCTGCTGGTGGTCAGCGGCCGGGTGTCATTCGAGATCATCCAGAAAGCGGTGGCCGCCGGGGTGGCCGGCGTGGTGGCGGTGTCGGCGCCCTCAGACCTGGCGGTGGACCTGGCCCGCGATCACGACCTGGTGCTGGCCGGCATGGTGCGTCCAGGCCGGATGAACATCTACGCCGGCGGCTCGCTGGTGACCGGGCTCGATCAGGCCGGCTGA
- a CDS encoding helix-turn-helix transcriptional regulator: MHAFRRLIQQRMDERGYRPADVVRLSGLSRQTLHSILSDSRDTIREMPSRKTVLVLAEALRMPADQLLIAAAEAYGVPVTAPVLVPTVTDVSDSELARELLRRAAAREGDDDPGPATLDLSDIDGESVLAVVDLRRRLLAEAAAEAQDRPGLAKTLEHLALVIAAALDQAANATDQGGR, translated from the coding sequence ATGCACGCGTTTCGCAGGCTGATCCAGCAACGCATGGACGAACGCGGCTACCGGCCGGCCGACGTGGTCCGCCTGTCAGGACTGTCGAGGCAGACCTTGCACTCGATCCTCAGCGATTCGCGGGACACGATCAGAGAGATGCCTTCGCGCAAGACCGTGCTGGTTCTCGCCGAGGCGTTGCGGATGCCCGCTGACCAGTTGCTCATCGCCGCGGCCGAGGCCTACGGCGTTCCGGTGACCGCACCCGTCCTGGTTCCCACGGTCACCGACGTGTCCGACTCCGAGCTCGCCCGTGAGCTGCTGCGCCGGGCTGCCGCCCGCGAGGGCGACGACGATCCGGGCCCGGCGACGCTGGATCTGTCCGACATCGACGGCGAGTCGGTCCTGGCCGTCGTCGACCTGCGCAGGCGCCTGCTCGCCGAAGCCGCCGCGGAGGCACAGGACCGGCCCGGACTGGCCAAGACCCTTGAACACCTGGCCCTGGTCATCGCCGCCGCGCTCGACCAAGCCGCCAACGCCACCGACCAAGGCGGTCGATGA
- a CDS encoding DUF948 domain-containing protein yields MDAGAIAALIAAGAFVLLVLLLAIPLLKLGRTLDEATLAIRKTHEGATPLLTGAQTTVANVNSQLQQMEGITHGVSSITSNAAALTAIVSSTVGTPLIKVAAFSYGVRSSVRKRHDTQAIAEARRNRRVGRRGGGR; encoded by the coding sequence GTGGACGCTGGAGCTATCGCCGCGTTGATCGCCGCAGGCGCTTTCGTCCTGCTGGTCCTGCTGCTCGCGATCCCGCTGCTGAAACTCGGCAGGACGCTGGACGAGGCGACTCTGGCGATCCGCAAGACGCACGAGGGCGCCACCCCGTTGCTCACCGGCGCTCAGACGACGGTGGCCAATGTGAACAGCCAGCTCCAGCAGATGGAGGGCATCACCCACGGCGTCAGCTCGATCACCTCCAACGCCGCGGCGCTGACCGCGATCGTGTCCTCGACCGTCGGCACCCCGCTGATCAAGGTCGCGGCCTTCTCCTACGGAGTCCGCTCCAGCGTGCGCAAGCGGCACGACACCCAGGCCATCGCGGAGGCCAGGCGCAACCGGCGAGTGGGCCGGCGCGGCGGGGGGCGCTGA
- the aroB gene encoding 3-dehydroquinate synthase, translated as MSEPNTRIQVTGDRSYEVVIGTGLLGELAGLLSGAQRVAVIHPPTLLATAEAVREDLTRDGFQAHLIEVPDAEDAKTLAVAGFCFDVLGQIGFTRSDAIVGLGGGATTDLAGWVAASWLRGVPIVQVPTTLAGMVDAAIGGKTGVNTDRGKNLVGAFHPPVGVLCDLAALKTLPVNDYIAGLAEVVKCGFIADPAILDLIEADPQRVTTPGNERERELIERSVAVKARVVSADLTEQGPREVLNYGHTLAHAIEKAERYSWRHGAAVSIGLVYAAELSRALGRLDDTTADRHRAILSALRLPVSYRAGEFGRLLETMRVDKKARGNRLRFVLLDGLARPVTVDDPDPAVLAAAYSEVAGTDE; from the coding sequence ATGAGCGAGCCGAACACCCGGATCCAGGTCACCGGCGACCGGTCCTACGAGGTCGTCATCGGCACCGGCCTGCTCGGCGAGCTGGCCGGGCTGCTCAGCGGCGCCCAGCGGGTCGCGGTGATCCACCCGCCGACCCTGCTGGCCACTGCGGAGGCGGTGCGCGAAGACCTCACTCGGGATGGCTTCCAAGCCCACCTGATCGAGGTCCCGGACGCCGAGGACGCCAAGACGCTGGCCGTCGCCGGGTTCTGCTTCGACGTGCTGGGCCAGATCGGCTTCACCCGCAGCGACGCGATCGTCGGGCTCGGCGGCGGCGCCACCACCGACCTGGCCGGGTGGGTGGCCGCGTCCTGGCTGCGCGGCGTGCCGATCGTGCAGGTGCCCACCACACTGGCCGGAATGGTCGACGCGGCGATCGGAGGCAAGACCGGGGTCAACACCGACCGCGGCAAGAACCTGGTCGGGGCCTTCCACCCGCCGGTCGGGGTGCTGTGTGACCTGGCGGCGTTGAAGACCCTGCCGGTCAACGACTACATCGCCGGCCTGGCTGAGGTGGTCAAGTGCGGCTTCATCGCCGATCCGGCGATCCTCGACCTGATCGAGGCCGACCCGCAGCGGGTGACCACGCCGGGCAACGAGCGCGAGCGTGAGCTCATCGAGCGGTCGGTGGCGGTCAAGGCGCGGGTGGTCTCGGCCGATCTCACCGAGCAGGGCCCGCGGGAGGTGCTCAATTACGGGCACACCCTGGCCCACGCCATCGAGAAGGCCGAGCGCTACAGCTGGCGCCATGGCGCGGCGGTGTCGATCGGGCTGGTCTACGCGGCGGAGCTGTCCCGAGCGCTGGGCCGGCTCGACGACACGACTGCCGACCGGCACCGGGCGATCCTCAGCGCGCTGCGGCTGCCGGTGTCCTACCGGGCCGGGGAGTTCGGACGCCTGCTGGAGACCATGCGCGTCGACAAGAAGGCCCGCGGCAATCGGCTGCGGTTCGTGCTGCTGGACGGCCTCGCCCGGCCGGTGACGGTAGATGACCCGGACCCGGCCGTGCTGGCCGCGGCGTACTCGGAGGTGGCTGGAACCGATGAGTGA
- the aroC gene encoding chorismate synthase, whose protein sequence is MTAGESHGPALVAILEGLPAGVRITTADIGLDLARRRLGYGRGARMKFEQDEVELTGGVRHGVTMGGPVAVRVGNTEWPKWQTVMAADPVDADVLAAQARNEPLTRPRPGHADLAGMQKYDLTDARPVLERASARETAARVALGVVAKNFLRQCLGAELVSHVTSIGSVSASWDTLPRPEDAARIDASEVRCLDAEASAAMVALIDETKRAGDTLGGVVEVVAYHLPPGLGSHIQWDRRLDSRLAAALMGIQAIKGVEVGDGFELARTPGSRAHDEIARDSDGAVRRRSGRAGGIEGGMSTGEVLRVRAAMKPISTVPRALATVDVATGEPAVAINQRSDVCAVPAAGVVAEAMVALVLAQAVLEKFGGDSVTETRRNVRSYLDRLAERELTSGEPVPDGAETGF, encoded by the coding sequence ATGACTGCTGGAGAGTCCCATGGCCCGGCCCTGGTGGCGATCCTCGAAGGATTGCCCGCCGGAGTGCGGATAACCACGGCCGACATCGGCCTGGACCTCGCCCGCCGCAGGCTAGGTTACGGCCGCGGCGCCCGGATGAAGTTCGAGCAGGACGAGGTGGAGCTGACCGGCGGCGTCCGGCACGGCGTGACGATGGGCGGCCCGGTGGCCGTCCGGGTCGGCAACACCGAATGGCCCAAGTGGCAGACAGTGATGGCCGCGGACCCGGTGGACGCCGACGTGTTGGCAGCCCAGGCCCGCAACGAGCCGCTGACCCGGCCCCGGCCCGGCCATGCCGACCTGGCCGGCATGCAGAAGTACGACCTCACCGACGCCCGGCCCGTCCTGGAGCGGGCCAGCGCCCGGGAGACCGCGGCGCGGGTGGCGCTGGGCGTGGTCGCCAAGAACTTCCTGCGGCAGTGCCTCGGCGCCGAGCTGGTCAGCCACGTGACCTCGATCGGCTCGGTCTCGGCGTCCTGGGACACCTTGCCGCGACCCGAGGACGCCGCCCGGATCGACGCCTCCGAGGTGCGCTGCCTGGACGCCGAGGCCAGCGCCGCTATGGTCGCGCTGATCGATGAGACCAAGCGGGCCGGTGACACCCTCGGCGGCGTGGTCGAGGTGGTGGCCTACCACCTGCCACCGGGACTGGGCAGCCACATCCAGTGGGACCGCCGGCTGGACTCCCGGTTGGCCGCCGCGCTGATGGGCATCCAGGCGATCAAGGGCGTCGAGGTGGGCGACGGTTTCGAGCTGGCCCGCACCCCCGGCTCGCGCGCGCACGACGAGATCGCGCGCGACTCCGATGGCGCGGTCCGACGCCGGTCGGGCCGAGCCGGCGGCATCGAGGGCGGCATGAGCACCGGTGAGGTGCTGCGGGTCCGAGCGGCCATGAAGCCCATCTCGACGGTGCCGCGGGCGCTGGCCACTGTCGACGTCGCCACCGGCGAGCCGGCGGTGGCGATCAACCAGCGCTCCGACGTCTGCGCTGTGCCGGCCGCCGGCGTGGTGGCCGAGGCGATGGTCGCGCTGGTGCTGGCGCAGGCGGTGCTGGAGAAGTTCGGCGGCGACTCGGTCACCGAGACCCGCCGCAACGTGCGCTCCTACCTCGACCGCCTCGCCGAGCGCGAGCTCACCTCGGGCGAGCCGGTCCCCGACGGCGCCGAGACCGGGTTCTGA
- a CDS encoding shikimate kinase, whose product MPPRVVLVGLPGSGKSAVGAALASRLEVAFADSDELITQQTGRSVSEIFSSQGEPAFRQLEADLIAEALVSFDGVLALGGGAVTTESVRQDLLASGAPVVRLGAGHEELLHRMAGSGDRPLLAGDPAARLADLAKARAGLYAQVASLSIDTSGRSVAEVAATLHRQLVGQPS is encoded by the coding sequence ATGCCGCCCCGGGTGGTGCTGGTCGGGCTGCCGGGCAGCGGCAAGTCCGCCGTCGGCGCCGCGCTGGCCAGCCGGCTCGAGGTGGCCTTCGCCGACTCCGACGAGCTGATCACCCAGCAGACCGGGCGTTCGGTCAGTGAGATCTTCTCCTCCCAGGGCGAGCCGGCATTCCGGCAGCTCGAAGCCGACCTGATCGCCGAGGCGCTGGTCAGCTTCGACGGCGTGCTGGCCCTGGGCGGCGGGGCGGTGACCACTGAGTCGGTGAGGCAGGACCTGCTCGCCTCGGGGGCGCCGGTGGTGCGGCTGGGCGCCGGGCATGAGGAGCTGCTGCACCGGATGGCAGGCAGCGGCGACCGGCCGCTGCTGGCCGGCGATCCCGCGGCTCGACTGGCCGACCTGGCCAAGGCGCGGGCCGGGTTGTACGCGCAGGTGGCCTCGCTCAGCATCGACACCAGCGGCCGGTCGGTGGCCGAGGTGGCTGCCACCCTGCACCGCCAGCTGGTCGGGCAGCCGTCATGA